The bacterium genome has a segment encoding these proteins:
- a CDS encoding thioredoxin fold domain-containing protein codes for MSNVPEAPHKLGVADYVIAVLCLFPILGLLVALPALILGLIKIRRGGWLLILMAFLGAGVTVGSCYWAYYQMFEDKDNAIARAQARQVPGQLAGVVQALENFKSEKGHYPADLKELPREVETLDMLASRGKWHDFQRFFYEPLPDGMTYYLFSKGFDNAAFTADDIQPQLSEDLAAHAGWRSSPQSLSSLQSSPIPGTTVAPEPSVAFWRSPSDGMVEAKSTGKLLLYDFSAEWCGPCRRLNDEVFENPAFKAQILEKFVPVHVVDRRREEGRNPQEIEGLQQKYAIRAFPTLIIRAPSGDDFRRQEGYGNADSFITFLDKSANDLRGR; via the coding sequence ATGTCCAACGTCCCCGAAGCCCCCCACAAGCTTGGCGTTGCCGATTACGTGATCGCGGTCCTCTGCCTCTTTCCTATCCTGGGTCTTCTCGTGGCCTTGCCCGCCCTCATCCTGGGGCTCATCAAGATACGCCGGGGCGGCTGGCTCCTCATCCTCATGGCGTTCCTGGGGGCGGGGGTCACCGTTGGTTCCTGCTATTGGGCCTATTACCAGATGTTCGAGGACAAAGACAATGCCATCGCACGGGCCCAAGCCCGTCAGGTTCCCGGCCAATTGGCCGGAGTGGTCCAGGCCCTGGAGAACTTCAAATCCGAGAAGGGACACTACCCTGCCGACCTGAAGGAACTACCTCGGGAGGTGGAAACCCTGGACATGCTGGCCTCCAGGGGCAAATGGCACGACTTCCAAAGGTTTTTCTACGAGCCCTTGCCTGACGGCATGACCTATTACCTTTTTTCGAAGGGCTTTGACAATGCGGCCTTCACCGCCGATGACATCCAACCTCAGCTCTCCGAGGACCTGGCCGCCCATGCCGGCTGGCGTTCCTCACCCCAAAGCCTCTCTTCGCTCCAGTCCTCTCCCATTCCCGGGACCACTGTGGCGCCCGAACCCTCCGTTGCTTTCTGGCGTTCTCCTTCTGACGGGATGGTCGAGGCCAAGTCCACCGGCAAGCTGCTCCTCTATGATTTTTCGGCGGAATGGTGCGGACCCTGCCGACGCCTGAACGACGAGGTTTTCGAGAACCCCGCCTTCAAGGCCCAGATCCTGGAAAAGTTCGTGCCCGTGCACGTGGTGGATCGTCGGCGGGAGGAAGGCCGCAACCCCCAGGAGATCGAGGGCCTTCAGCAGAAATACGCCATCCGCGCCTTCCCCACCCTCATCATTCGCGCCCCCTCAGGGGACGACTTCCGCCGACAGGAAGGTTATGGGAATGCGGATAGCTTCATCACCTTCCTGGACAAATCGGCCAACGACCTCAGGGGACGCTGA